From the Streptomyces sp. NBC_01216 genome, the window AGAAGATCGTCCCCGAGGACGCGGGCGTCATCGTGCGCACCGCCGCCGAAGGCGCGAGCGAGGACGAGCTGCGCCGCGACGTCGAACGGCTCCAGGCGCAGTGGGAGGACATCCGGAAGAAGTCGAAGATGTCCATCACCTCCTCGCCGAGCCTGCTCTACGGCGAGCCGGACATGACCGTCCGGGTCGTGCGGGACATCTTCAACGAGGACTTCTCCAAGGTCATCGTCAGCGGTGACGACGCCTGGGAGACCATCCACGGCTACGTCAACCACGTGGCGCCCGACCTGGCCGACCGCCTCCAGCGGTGGACCAGCGAGGTCGACGTCTTCGCGACCTACCGGATCGACGAGCAGCTGATGAAGGCGCTGGACCGCAAGGTCTGGCTTCCCAGCGGCGGCTCGCTGGTGATCGACAAGACCGAGGCGATGATCGTCGTCGACGTCAACACCGGCAAGTTCACCGGCCAGGGCGGCAACCTCGAGGAGACCGTGACGAGGAACAACCTCGAAGCGGCCGAGGAGATCGTCCGGCAGCTGCGCCTGCGGGACCTCGGCGGCATCGTCGTCATCGACTTCATCGACATGGTCCTGGAGTCCAACCGCGACCTGGTCCTGCGCCGTCTGCTGGAGTGCCTGGGTCGAGACCGGACGAAGCACCAGGTGGCAGAGGTCACCTCGCTGGGCCTGGTCCAGATGACCCGCAAGCGGGTCGGCCAGGGGCTTCTGGAGTCGTTCTCGGAGACCTGCGTCCACTGCAACGGCCGCGGCGTGATCGTGCACATGGAGCAGCCGGTCACCCAGGGCGGCGGCGGCAGCGGCAAGCGCTCGAAGAAGCGTGGCCGAGGCGGATCCGAGCACCACGAGCACGAGCACGTGGAGGTGGTCGAGACCGAGGCCGAGGTCGCCGCGGAGATCGCGGAGCCGATCGCCGTGGAGGAGCCCATCGCCGCGGACGAGGAGCTGTACGGCAGCGCCGCCGAGGCCGAGGCCGCCGCCACCCGTGGCCGTGGCCGTCGCCGGGCCACCCGCAAGGCGACCGCGCCCGCCGGTGCTCCGGTGGCCGCGCCGGAGCCGGTGGTCGAGTCCGAGCCGGTGGTCGAGCCCGAGCCGGTCGTGGAGGCCGCGCCCGAGCCGGAGGCCGTGGTGGAGGCGCCCGCCGTCGAGGAGGCCGCCCCGGCTCCCCGCGCCCGTCGCCGGGCCACCCGCAAGGCGACCGCGCCCGCCGGTGCTCCGGTGGCCGCGCCGGAGCCGGTGGTCGAGCCCGAGTCGGTCGTGGAGGCCGCGCCCGAGCCGGAGGCCGTGGTGGAGGCGCCCGCCGTCGAGGAGGCACCCCCGGCCGCCCCGCCGCGGGCCCGCCGCCGGGCCACCCGCAAGGCGACCGCGCCCGCCGGTTCGCCGAGCGGTGCCGAGGAGGCCGCCGTCGTGGTCGTCGACAACCCGGCCGCCGTACCGGCCGCCGCCGAGGACCCGGTGGTCGCACCGGAGTCGGAGGCCGAGGCTCCCGCCCCGGCCAAGAAGACGGCCCGCAAGACGGCCAAGAAGGCCACCGCCAAGAAGGCGGCCACCAAGAAGACGGTGGCCGCGAAGAAGACGGCCGCCAAGAAGACCACCGCGAAGAAGGCCGCCACGAAGAAGACGGCGGCCCCGGCACAGGACTGACGCGGTACCGGTACAGTCCGTGTGGGCCGTCCTCACCAGGGGACGGCCCACACGCCTTTGAACGCGATTGGGAACCAGGAACCAGCTCGATGAACAACACTCCCCCCGGGCCCGCTCGGCCCTTCGCCGTCCGCAAGGCCGTCATCCCGGCCGCCGGACTGGGCACGAGGTTCTTGCCGGCGACGAAGGCGACTCCCAAGGAGATGCTGCCCGTCGTCGACAAGCCCGCGATCCAGTACGTGGTCGAGGAGGCCGTGTCGGCGGGCCTGCCGGACGTGCTGATGGTCACCGGACGCAACAAGCGTCCGCTCGAGGACCATTTCGACCGGAACTACGAGCTGGAGTCGGCGCTCACCCGCAAGGGTGACGAGGAGCGGCTGGCGAAGGTACAGGAGTCCAGCGAGCTGGCGACGATGCACTACGTCCGGCAGGGCGACCCGCGCGGCCTCGGCCACGCGGTGCTGTGCGCCGCACCGCACGTGGGGAACGAGCCCTTCGCCGTCCTCCTCGGCGACGACCTCATCGACCCCCGTGACCCGCTGCTGGCCCGGATGCTGGAGGTCCTCGGACAGCGCGGCGGCAGTGTCATCGCGCTGATGGAGGTCGACCCGGCGCAGATCCACCTGTACGGGTGCGCCGCCGTTGCGCCGACCGACGACGCCGACGTCGTCCGGATCACCGGTCTGGTCGAGAAGCCGGAGCCGGCCGAGGCGCCGAGCAACTACGCGGTGATCGGCCGCTACGTCCTCGACCCGGCCGTCTTCGGCATCCTCCAGGAGACCGAGCCGGGCCGCGGCGGTGAGATCCAGCTCACGGACGCGCTCCAGAAGATGGCGCAGGACGAGGATCTGGGCGGCCCGGTGTACGGGGTGGTGTTCAAGGGCCGCCGCTACGACACCGGCGACCGCGGCGACTACCTGCGGGCGATCGTGCGGCTCGCGTGCGAGCGCGAGGACCTGGGCCCCGGGTTCCGGGCCTGGCTGCGCGGTTTCGTCGCCGAGACCGGCGACGCCTGACCTTCAGCCGAATTTGACCCCCTGCGGCACCGGCCCGTAACCTTGACCGTCGGCGTGTCGTATGACCCGCCACTACCCCTGAGCACCCTCCTCCCGGTCTGACGGGAGAGGCCGCTCGTCCACTTCCGGATCACCGCGGGCTCCGGCCCGTGTGAGCGGCTGGCATCAGGGGTCCGTTCCCGAGTGAGAGAGAGATCCGCGTGTACGCCATCGTGCGCAGCGGTGGTCGCCAGCACAAGGTTGCTGTCGGCGACATCGTTGAGGTTGACAAGATTTCCACTGCCAAGGTTGGCGACACGGTCGAGCTCTCGACCCTGCTCGTTGTCGACGGCGACGCCGTGACCAGCGACCCGTGGGTGCTGGCCGGTATCAAGGTCACGGCCGAGGTCGTGGACCACCACAAGGGCGCGAAGATCGACATCCTTCGCTACAAGAACAAGACCGGCTACCGCCGTCGCCAGGGCCACCGCCAGCAGTACACGGCGATCAAGGTCACCGGCATCCCCACGGCTGCGAAGTAAGGGACTGAGGAGAGATGGCACACAAGAAGGGCGCATCGTCCACTCGGAACGGTCGCGACTCCAACGCTCAGCGGCTCGGCGTGAAGCGCTTCGGCGGTCAGGTCGTCAACGCCGGTGAGATCCTGATCCGCCAGCGTGGCACCCACTTCCACCCGGGTGCGGGCGTCGGCCGTGGCGGCGACGACACGCTGTTCGCCCTGCAGGCCGGTTCGGTGCAGTTCGGCACCCACCGTGGCCGCAAGGTCGTGAACATCGTTCCGGTCGCCTGATCGGATCTCTGCGGAGGCGGACCTCACTTCCCCTTGGGGAAGCGGGTCCGCCTTTCGCGTGTTACTAGATAGACATTCCACATATTCCCCCGGTCGCCGGCCGGGGGACCCCCACCTGGAGGCACAGAACATGACCACCTTCGTGGACCGCGTCGAGCTGCACGTCGCCGCGGGTAACGGAGGCCACGGCTGCGCCTCCGTCCATCGCGAGAAGTTCAAGCCGCTCGGCGGCCCGGACGGCGGCACCGGCGGCCGGGGCGGTGATGTGATCCTGGTCGTCGACCAGTCCGTCACGACACTCCTCGAGTACCACCACTCACCCCACCGCAAGGCGACCAACGGTCAGCCCGGTGCCGGCGACAACCGCTCCGGCAAGGACGGACAGGACCTCGTCCTCACCGTCCCCGACGGCACCGTCGTCCTCGACAAGCGGGGCAACGTGCTCGCCGACCTGGTCGGCGAGGGCACGACCTTCGTCGCGGGCCAGGGTGGCCGCGGCGGCCTCGGTAACGCCGCGCTGGCCTCCGCCCGCCGCAAGGCCCCCGGATTCGCCCTGCTCGGCGAGCCCGGCGAGGCGCGGGACATCGTCCTGGAGCTCAAGACCGTCGCCGACGTGGCTCTGGTCGGCTACCCGAGCGCCGGCAAGTCCTCGCTGATCTCGGTACTGAGCGCCGCCAAGCCGAAGATCGCCGACTACCCGTTCACGACCCTGGTCCCGAACCTGGGCGTCGTCACGGCGGGTTCGACCGTGTACACCATCGCCGACGTCCCCGGCCTGATCCCGGGCGCGAGCCAGGGCCGGGGCCTGGGCCTGGAGTTCCTGCGCCACGTGGAGCGCTGCACGGTCCTCGTGCACGTCCTGGACACGGCGACGCTGGAGTCCGACCGCGACCCGGTCTCCGACCTCGACGTGATCGAGGAGGAGCTGAAGCAGTACGGCGGTCTGGACGACCGCCCGCGGATCGTCGTCCTCAACAAGATCGACATCCCGGACGGGCAGGACCTCGCGGACATGATCCGCCCGGACCTCGAGGAGCGCGGGTACCAGGTCTACGAGGCGTCGGCGGTGGCCCGTACCGGTCTGAAGGAACTGTCCTTCGCGCTGGCCGACATCGTCTCCACGGCGCGCGCGGCCAAGCCGAAGGAGGAGGCGACCCGGATCGTCATCCGCCCGAAGGCCGTGGACGACGCCGGCTTCTCCGTCACGTACGAGGAGAGCGAGGACCTGTACCGCGTGCGGGGCGAGAAGCCCGAGCGCTGGGTGCGGCAGACGGACTTCAGCAACGACGAGGCCGTGGGCTACCTGGCCGACCGCCTCAACCGCCTGGGTGTCGAGGACGCGCTGATGAAGGCCGGTGCGCGTTCCGGTGACGGTGTCGCGATCGGAGCCGAGGACAACGCGGTCGTCTTCGACTGGGAGCCCACCATGATGGCCGGCGCCGAGATGCTCGGGCGCCGCGGTGAGGACCACCGTCTGGAAGCCCCGCGGCCCGCCGCCCAGCGCCGCCGGGACCGCGATGCCGAGCGGGACGAGGTACAGCGCGAGTACGACGACTTCAAGCCGTTCTGAGACGGCCCCGGGAAGACCGGGGCAGGTCCCGGACGACGCGCCGGATTCCGCGAGGGGTCCGGCGCGTCGTCCGTTCCCGAGCCGGGTCCGGCGGGCCGCTCCGGACCCCGGGAACACGGGTCGGGGAACACGAGGAGGGCCCGTCCCCACCGCTTCCGCGGTGGGGACGGGCCCTCCTGCTGCCGTGCGTGGGTCAGTACACCGGCTCGGGCTCGGGCTCCGGTTCCCGGTCGGTCTTCTTCTCCGTCGTCGCCGGGGTCCGGTGGCTCGGGCCGCCGAACCGGGGCTTCGCCTTGATCAGGGGAAGGACCAGG encodes:
- the rplU gene encoding 50S ribosomal protein L21, encoding MYAIVRSGGRQHKVAVGDIVEVDKISTAKVGDTVELSTLLVVDGDAVTSDPWVLAGIKVTAEVVDHHKGAKIDILRYKNKTGYRRRQGHRQQYTAIKVTGIPTAAK
- the rpmA gene encoding 50S ribosomal protein L27; translation: MAHKKGASSTRNGRDSNAQRLGVKRFGGQVVNAGEILIRQRGTHFHPGAGVGRGGDDTLFALQAGSVQFGTHRGRKVVNIVPVA
- the galU gene encoding UTP--glucose-1-phosphate uridylyltransferase GalU → MNNTPPGPARPFAVRKAVIPAAGLGTRFLPATKATPKEMLPVVDKPAIQYVVEEAVSAGLPDVLMVTGRNKRPLEDHFDRNYELESALTRKGDEERLAKVQESSELATMHYVRQGDPRGLGHAVLCAAPHVGNEPFAVLLGDDLIDPRDPLLARMLEVLGQRGGSVIALMEVDPAQIHLYGCAAVAPTDDADVVRITGLVEKPEPAEAPSNYAVIGRYVLDPAVFGILQETEPGRGGEIQLTDALQKMAQDEDLGGPVYGVVFKGRRYDTGDRGDYLRAIVRLACEREDLGPGFRAWLRGFVAETGDA
- the obgE gene encoding GTPase ObgE translates to MTTFVDRVELHVAAGNGGHGCASVHREKFKPLGGPDGGTGGRGGDVILVVDQSVTTLLEYHHSPHRKATNGQPGAGDNRSGKDGQDLVLTVPDGTVVLDKRGNVLADLVGEGTTFVAGQGGRGGLGNAALASARRKAPGFALLGEPGEARDIVLELKTVADVALVGYPSAGKSSLISVLSAAKPKIADYPFTTLVPNLGVVTAGSTVYTIADVPGLIPGASQGRGLGLEFLRHVERCTVLVHVLDTATLESDRDPVSDLDVIEEELKQYGGLDDRPRIVVLNKIDIPDGQDLADMIRPDLEERGYQVYEASAVARTGLKELSFALADIVSTARAAKPKEEATRIVIRPKAVDDAGFSVTYEESEDLYRVRGEKPERWVRQTDFSNDEAVGYLADRLNRLGVEDALMKAGARSGDGVAIGAEDNAVVFDWEPTMMAGAEMLGRRGEDHRLEAPRPAAQRRRDRDAERDEVQREYDDFKPF